Proteins found in one Methanomassiliicoccus sp. genomic segment:
- a CDS encoding universal stress protein codes for MRSILLPTDGSTPALVATAKAVEMAKEREATLIILKVIETAPIVDVERMAESSALMRPGEDGDGVEYAKELADEERVPFKVLIKEGPVVGEILRAVEEEKPELIVLGTSSVHGLNRLYLGSVAKAVVSQAPISVVVIKPTIEEIEKVKRLLKRVTEPSPERAVRSIIRTRQFKIGVYLFAIYVISYSAFILAGSYAKDLFRQEMLGMNVGTVTGITIILVTIGLAIGFNWYAGRSEEAS; via the coding sequence ATGAGGAGCATCTTGCTACCCACCGATGGTTCCACCCCCGCACTGGTGGCCACTGCCAAGGCGGTTGAGATGGCCAAGGAGAGGGAGGCCACATTGATCATCCTCAAGGTCATCGAGACCGCGCCCATCGTGGACGTGGAGCGCATGGCCGAATCGTCGGCGCTCATGCGACCGGGCGAGGACGGTGACGGCGTGGAGTACGCCAAGGAGCTCGCGGACGAGGAGCGTGTACCGTTCAAGGTCCTGATCAAGGAGGGGCCGGTCGTGGGCGAGATCCTCCGAGCCGTGGAAGAGGAGAAACCTGAACTCATAGTCCTCGGCACATCCTCCGTGCACGGCCTCAACCGCCTGTACCTGGGGAGCGTGGCCAAAGCGGTGGTGAGCCAGGCGCCGATTTCGGTCGTGGTGATCAAGCCCACGATAGAGGAGATCGAGAAGGTCAAGAGACTGCTGAAGCGCGTGACCGAGCCCTCGCCGGAGAGGGCGGTGCGCTCCATCATCAGGACGAGGCAGTTCAAGATCGGCGTGTACCTCTTCGCCATCTATGTCATCAGCTACAGCGCGTTCATCCTCGCAGGATCTTACGCCAAGGACCTGTTCCGCCAGGAGATGCTGGGGATGAACGTCGGAACCGTGACCGGGATCACCATCATTCTGGTGACCATAGGCCTGGCCATAGGGTTCAACTGGTACGCGGGCCGCTCCGAGGAGGCTAGCTGA
- a CDS encoding OsmC family protein, translating into MVKVQEEIKRYVNGVDVERIDELKATFNDDPDQASLRFTATNEWVDGANSRTVVRELYQNEKEILHEAPFVLESDEPIVLLGKDAAPNAIVSLLHALASSLSVSIVYHAAMRGIDIDKLTITLEGDVDVHGFLGMSREVRPGFQDLRVKVSLESEAPDEEISELVRYAQTVSPILDSLRNRIPLDVEMA; encoded by the coding sequence ATGGTAAAGGTGCAAGAAGAGATCAAGCGATATGTCAACGGAGTGGACGTCGAGAGGATCGATGAGCTGAAGGCAACCTTCAACGACGATCCGGACCAGGCATCCCTCCGTTTCACCGCTACCAACGAGTGGGTGGACGGCGCCAATAGCCGTACGGTAGTTAGGGAGTTGTACCAGAACGAGAAGGAGATCTTGCACGAAGCGCCCTTCGTCCTGGAATCGGACGAGCCTATCGTTCTCCTCGGCAAGGACGCCGCTCCCAACGCCATCGTGTCGCTCTTGCACGCTCTGGCCTCAAGTCTATCGGTCTCTATCGTGTACCATGCGGCCATGAGGGGCATAGACATCGACAAGTTGACCATAACTCTGGAGGGCGATGTGGACGTGCACGGCTTCCTGGGCATGTCCAGGGAGGTCCGCCCCGGTTTCCAGGACCTACGGGTCAAGGTGAGCCTGGAGTCCGAAGCGCCGGATGAGGAGATCAGCGAACTGGTGCGCTACGCGCAGACGGTCTCACCCATACTGGACTCGCTGAGGAACCGCATACCCCTGGACGTAGAGATGGCGTGA